The DNA segment AGAAAGTCGGGACCGGATGGTATAAGGGCGTCATAACTTATGACGGGAAGACATTGATATTCAGACAATATGATAATAGCGGGAACCTCGTAGGCGAAGCCCAAATATCCGAGACAGGGTTCACGCCGCGCAGCATCGTGGTCAACGCAGGCAGCACCCATCACTACATAGATGACCTCTATTACACGACATGGTAAGAATTGATGGCGGGATCCATTCCGTCATCATCTTTTTATATTATAACAGCAATTAACCAAATAAATATAAGATAAAAGGCTATTTCTCTATATTATGACCCATAATATAGCAATCACACGATATTCTAACGTCTCTACAAAAAAGCAGGTCGTTGACGTGCAATTATTTAATTGAATTTATTTATTAATAGTTCAATAAAATTCAAATTTGTTCACTTTTTTAACGAATAAATTCAAAATTATTCACCATGAAGAGAAAGTATTTAATATGTAATGATTATTGACTCATTACTTGCTAAGGAGGAGTAGATATTAAAAAACGTATACTAACCACAGCCATAATATGCACAATGCTGATGGCTACAGTGCTCATGGTTAACGCGAGCACCCCTATCTTCAATACTGCCGGTGAGCAGGGCCCGGCCACCTACATAGTAGGATTTACCGATAATAATGGTCTGGCAGGCATCATGGACGACCAGATGACGGCGTTCGTGACTGAGAATGATGCCAATATCATCTATAAATATGAATCTATTAATGCAATAGCTATCACAGTGCCGAACAAACAGGCAGCTGAAAAATTAAAGTCATTAAAGAACGTGAGATACGTCGAAAAAGAGAAGACTTTCCACGTATGCCTTGACAGCGCTACTAAGATAGTCGAAGCGACAAAGGCATGGGAATCTAAGTATACTGGCAAAGGAGTTAAAATTGCCGTTGTTGACACAGGCATTGACGGAAACCATCCCGACCTCAAGGGTAAAATAGTCGGATGGAAAGACTGTGTCCAGAACAAGAACACCCCTTACGATGACTTCGGTCACGGCACTCACTGCGCCGGCATAATTGCAGGAACTGGCGCAGGGTCTGGCGGCAAGTACAAGGGAGTAGCCCCCGAAGCAGAGCTCATAGGCGTTAAAGTATTAGGCAAGGATGGATCTGGAAGCGAGTCGCAGATCATCGCTGGTATCGAGTATGCGATGAACTCTGACGCGAAGATCATATCGATGTCACTCGGCTCCGATCAGCACTCACAGGCAATATGCGATGCTGTCTCCAAGGCAGTCCAGAAGGGTAAGATCGTAGTAGTAGCCGCCGGTAACAGCGGACCGAGAGGCGGTACTATCGGATGCCCCGCGGACAATAAGGATGCATTGACCGTAGGCGCGACCGACAAGAGCGACAACATAGCGTCGTTCAGTTCGAGGGGCCCCGCAAGAGGCGGCATAGCAAAGCCCGATGTCTGCGCACCCGGTAAAGACATAATATCTGCAAGGGCAGCAGGCACCAACGACCAGAAGGCTATAGATAAGAACTACGTATCCATGAGCGGTACATCAATGGCATGCCCGATGGTTTCCGGCGCGGTAGCATTACTCGTCCAGAAGGACCCGTCACTGACACCCGCGAAGGCAAAAGAGGTCCTCACCAAGTCGGCAAAGCGCCTGGGTCAGGGAGTACCCAACAATGACTACGGCTTCGGCAGGATCAACATAACCGCAGCCATGGACTACATGGACGGTAAGTTCAAGCCCGAGCCAGTACCTTCACCGACTCCGACACCAACACCGACTCCGACACCAACACCGACACCGGGATACCCAGGAAACCCGGGATACCCGAACCCTGGCAACCCGAGCCCGGGATACCCGAACCCTGGATACCCATACCCTGGACAGCCAAATCCGGGATACCCATACCCTGGACAGCCTAACCCCGGATACCCGCAGCCAGGATACCCATATCCGGGCCAGCCATATCCAGGATACCCGCAGCCAGGATACCCGTACCCGGGACAGCCGAGCCCCGGATACCCCGGATACCCGTACCCGGGCTATCCATACCCCGGATATAATAAATAAGAGTGACGATTAAAAGTATAAGAGCGGCGTATTACCATTATACGCCGTTATTTTTTCCTTTTAACTAACGTTCGTATCCCGTGAAGTATTCCACTTTCACCTTACTATCGGGCATTCCGAGTTCTTCGGTAAGTATATCCTGCATCTCAGAGACCATTTGAGGCGGACCGCAGATATAGAAAACTCGTTCGTTATGATCCGGTATCTGCTCCTTTATCATTTTAGCGTCTATGTGACCCTTTAGCCCTTGCCACGAAGGCTCTCTTGTCAGGACGTTCATCACCCTGATATGAGGATTCTGGCGCTGCATCTCTTCAAACTGGTCCCTGAAGACGATGTCGTCAGAGGTCTTATTAGAGTATAGCATGACTATGTCAGTGGAGAGCTTTTTGTCTGTGCAATATTTGCAGATGCTCCTGAGCGGCGTTATGCCTATGCCGCCTGACAGCATCCCTATCTTAGGGTATTGCCCGGAAAAATAAAAGCTCCCGAACGGCCCTTCAAGCTTTACCCATTCTCCGCCTTTCAGCCTGTTCAAGGCCTGAGAGAAATCGCTATCCCTTATCTTTTTTGTGAACTCGAGATAATTTTCCGTGGGGCTGCTGGAAATAGTGAAATGTTTTCGAGCCTCATTTCCATCTATCTTTAGCGAGACGTACATCCACTGGCCCGCCAGGTGATCCCAGCCTT comes from the Methanooceanicella nereidis genome and includes:
- a CDS encoding ferredoxin--NADP reductase: MAVEVQSMIFETKVEQVIQRTHDTKSFRFKKPEGWDHLAGQWMYVSLKIDGNEARKHFTISSSPTENYLEFTKKIRDSDFSQALNRLKGGEWVKLEGPFGSFYFSGQYPKIGMLSGGIGITPLRSICKYCTDKKLSTDIVMLYSNKTSDDIVFRDQFEEMQRQNPHIRVMNVLTREPSWQGLKGHIDAKMIKEQIPDHNERVFYICGPPQMVSEMQDILTEELGMPDSKVKVEYFTGYER
- a CDS encoding S8 family peptidase — encoded protein: MLMATVLMVNASTPIFNTAGEQGPATYIVGFTDNNGLAGIMDDQMTAFVTENDANIIYKYESINAIAITVPNKQAAEKLKSLKNVRYVEKEKTFHVCLDSATKIVEATKAWESKYTGKGVKIAVVDTGIDGNHPDLKGKIVGWKDCVQNKNTPYDDFGHGTHCAGIIAGTGAGSGGKYKGVAPEAELIGVKVLGKDGSGSESQIIAGIEYAMNSDAKIISMSLGSDQHSQAICDAVSKAVQKGKIVVVAAGNSGPRGGTIGCPADNKDALTVGATDKSDNIASFSSRGPARGGIAKPDVCAPGKDIISARAAGTNDQKAIDKNYVSMSGTSMACPMVSGAVALLVQKDPSLTPAKAKEVLTKSAKRLGQGVPNNDYGFGRINITAAMDYMDGKFKPEPVPSPTPTPTPTPTPTPTPGYPGNPGYPNPGNPSPGYPNPGYPYPGQPNPGYPYPGQPNPGYPQPGYPYPGQPYPGYPQPGYPYPGQPSPGYPGYPYPGYPYPGYNK